In one window of Macadamia integrifolia cultivar HAES 741 chromosome 2, SCU_Mint_v3, whole genome shotgun sequence DNA:
- the LOC122064104 gene encoding uncharacterized protein LOC122064104: protein MAYNLVVKEVNSKHPQHHKKLAKDNVVNCFRTIKQTFRNLLLCLEQSGFSFDHAEKKLNVEDQIWYPFAVKRKDKGTTSEEPRSYIHPVNHMEIGETDGSEDLNTQVPMSTSYSEEESGAGAPQERKGAKVALDGQIFVVAASVDRLATMVQERHISPKSLLDTILEVDGFSKDTLDIVFEFLIVNEPQAKAFLVKDVEQRRKWILRFLDQSH from the exons ATGGCTTATAATTTAGTTGTTAAAGAGGTGAATTCAAAGCATCCACAACACCATAAGAAATTAGCAAAAGACAATGTGGTCAATTGCTTTAGGACAATTAAGCAGACTTTTAGAAACCTTCTTCTTTGTCTAGAGCAAAGTGGGTTTAGTTTTGATCACGCGGAGAAGAAGCTGAATGTAGAAGACCAAATATGGTATCCATTCGCTGTTAAG AGAAAAGATAAGGGAACAACTTCTGAAGAACCTAGGTCATACATCCATCCAGTGAATCATATGGAGATTGGTGAGACCGATGGCAGTGAAGATTTAAACACCCAAGTCCCAATGTCCACATCGTATTCTGAAGAGGAGAGTGGAGCTGGTGCGCCTCAAGAGAGAAAGGGAGCGAAGGTAGCATTGGATGGCCAAATATTTGTTGTTGCCGCCTCTGTAGATCGTTTGGCGACTATGGTCCAAGAGAGGCATATCTCTCCTAAATCATTGTTGGATACTATACTAGAAGTAGATGGATTTAGCAAAGATACACTTGACATCGTCTTTGAATTCCTCATAGTAAATGAACCACAAGCAAAGGCATTTTTAGTTAAGGATGTGGAGCAACGGAGGAAGTGGATCTTAAGGTTTCTTGATCAAAGCCATTGA